The following are encoded in a window of Aneurinibacillus migulanus genomic DNA:
- a CDS encoding nitroreductase family protein encodes MVSSLESIITSRRTVRKTKSSPIPLEIIEDILEKAAYAPFHSEVEPWSVKIASTEEEKQYFLDCILRSYDRTGVFASYSEEQVEKVKAAYKEYLSSTPVTMIVATDVFQDEKKDFESIGATCSFIQNIQLLSWEKNIGTVWRTNPYIFDPVFAKDIGIPPSKKVIGSVHLGYPEQVPKAKERRPVHEWMTRIAP; translated from the coding sequence GTGGTTTCATCGCTTGAATCGATAATAACTTCGAGAAGAACCGTTCGCAAAACAAAAAGCTCTCCCATTCCTTTGGAAATTATTGAAGATATTTTGGAGAAGGCTGCCTATGCCCCATTTCATAGCGAGGTCGAGCCATGGTCTGTAAAAATAGCATCTACAGAGGAAGAAAAACAATATTTCTTGGATTGTATCCTGCGAAGCTATGATCGGACTGGAGTGTTCGCTTCTTATTCAGAGGAGCAAGTGGAAAAGGTAAAGGCCGCTTATAAAGAGTACCTTTCATCAACACCTGTTACGATGATTGTTGCAACAGATGTATTTCAGGATGAGAAGAAAGACTTTGAATCCATCGGAGCAACATGCTCATTTATCCAAAATATTCAATTGCTATCATGGGAGAAGAATATAGGGACGGTGTGGCGTACGAATCCGTATATTTTTGACCCCGTGTTTGCGAAAGATATTGGCATACCGCCTTCAAAAAAGGTGATAGGGTCTGTTCACTTAGGCTATCCCGAACAAGTACCGAAGGCGAAAGAGAGAAGACCTGTTCATGAGTGGATGACACGTATAGCCCCGTAA